The following proteins are co-located in the Phocoena phocoena chromosome 1, mPhoPho1.1, whole genome shotgun sequence genome:
- the SVBP gene encoding small vasohibin-binding protein produces MDPPARKEKTKVKEAVSRVEKAKQKSAQQELKQRQRAEIYALNRVMTELEQQQFDEFCKQMQPPGE; encoded by the exons ATGGATCCACCTGCACGTaaagaaaaaaccaaagttaAAGAGGCTGTCAGCAGAGTTGAGAAGGCCAAGCAGAAATCAGCCCAGCAGGAGCTGAAGCAAAGACAGAGAGCAGAG ATCTATGCCCTCAACAGAGTCATGACAGAACTGGAGCAGCAGCAGTTTGATGAGTTCTGTAAACAGATGCAGCCTCCTGGAGAGTGA